The Juglans microcarpa x Juglans regia isolate MS1-56 chromosome 8S, Jm3101_v1.0, whole genome shotgun sequence genome has a window encoding:
- the LOC121244267 gene encoding heavy metal-associated isoprenylated plant protein 47-like → MKQKIVIEVCKERRSKALALAATADGVTSVALDGQNPNLLVVVGDDVDAACLIEYLRKKVGQTSLITVEKVVQKAPEKKKEDENKNPPPACVCKVPPYCYQPRMGFCQGAYVEYPPGWNGLHWPWY, encoded by the exons ATGAAG CAAAAGATCGTCATTGAGGTATGCAAGGAACGTCGTTCCAAAGCCTTGGCCCTTGCTGCTACAGCAGATG ggGTTACCTCAGTGGCATTAGATGGGCAAAACCCAAATCTACTGGTGGTGGTTGGAGATGACGTTGATGCAGCTTGCTTGATAGAATATTTGAGGAAGAAGGTTGGCCAAACTAGCTTAATAACCGTGGAAAAGGTAGTGCAGAAAGCGCccgagaagaaaaaagaagatgaaaacaaaaatccaCCTCCAGCTTGTGTATGCAAAGTACCACCTTATTGTTACCAACCTCGGATGGGATTTTGTCAAGGGGCTTATGTCGAATATCCACCTGGTTGGAATGGACTTCACTGGCCCTGGTACTGA